From Arachis stenosperma cultivar V10309 chromosome 2, arast.V10309.gnm1.PFL2, whole genome shotgun sequence, one genomic window encodes:
- the LOC130960441 gene encoding uncharacterized protein C630.12: MKQQELTLLLCLIWILTLLYGEMFAYWVPPFFTCSWPHLHRTSSKVQTDSGSKQSDYVKVAVIADPQLMDRTSLHLPPKSRPLEIAEFYTDLNMRRSFFASVMPFKPDAILFLGDYFDGGPYLSDEEWQDSYRRFRNIFGLNEQGQYNDMKVFYIPGNHDIGYESHHSTKPQVIQRYEEKFGVRNYRFTVGKVDFIAVDSQTLDGNRQRHLTSQTWEFLKNMSVDDGVHPRVLVTHIPLYREDNTSCGPDRSSPPINQRIHHTVSGSTGYISYQNYVTEDSTEYLLDTIKPKLILSGHDHDQCSITHQSKFGPVKEQTLGTISWQQGNLYPSFMLLSVINETHSNATEESLLTQLCYLPLQTHIYIWYAVLYVLTILALLLWPTNSTSLWHQCRSIAMNCKEILSGILSRTEAKEKDEDANYEYEMIWDVGGTMHLVKKPRSTPIVNSSEQSVGEWGNAVMRPTARKNAAQEADLSVNVGMISGTAVDPLTRIHPSRTGKSRMKFIFQRLLRTIRAMTVIAVVNVPLYMMLLFKDWD, encoded by the exons aTGAAGCAGCAAGAGTTGACTCTGTTGTTATGCCTCATATGGATACTAACTCTTCTATATGGTGAAATGTTTGCTTATTGGGTTCCACCATTCTTCACATGTTCATGGCCCCATCTTCACCGCACTTCTTCAAAG GTTCAAACAGATAGTGGGAGTAAACAATCTGATTATGTAAAAGTTGCTGTTATTGCGGATCCACAG CTGATGGAtagaacttctcttcatcttcctcCGAAATCACGTCCCTTGGAGATTGCGGAATTCTACACTGATTTAAACATGCGTAGATCGTTCTTTGCATCTGTCATGCCTTTCAAACCCGATGCCATATTGTTTTTGGGTGATTACTTTGATGGAGGTCCTTATTTATCAGATGAAGA ATGGCAGGATTCTTATCGTCGATTTAGAAATATCTTTGGTTTGAATGAACAAGGACAATACAATGACATGAAAGTTTTCTACATTCCTGGAAATCATGATATTGGCTATGAAAGTCATCATTCTACAAAACCACAG GTTATCCAGCGCTATGAAGAAAAGTTCGGGGTCAGGAACTACAGATTTACAGTTGGAAAAGTGGATTTCATTGCCGTTGATTCACAAACTCTGGATG GAAATCGACAAAGGCATCTGACTTCTCAAACTTGGGAGTTTTTGAAGAATATGTCTGTCG ATGATGGAGTTCATCCAAGAGTCTTAGTAACGCACATTCCTTTATACCGAGAAGATAACACTTCCTGTGGTCCTGATCGGAGTTCCCCGCCCATCAATCAG AGGATACATCACACTGTGTCTGGTAGCACTGGTTACATATC GTATCAGAATTATGTCACTGAGGATTCGACAGAGTACTTACTAGATACTATTAAACCG AAACTTATTTTGTCAGGCCATGATCATGATCAATGCAGCATCACTCATCAATCCAAATTTGGGCCGGTGAAAGAG CAAACTCTAGGCACTATAAGCTGGCAACAAGGAAACTTGTACCCTTCTTTCATGCTGTTGTCTGTTATCAACGAAACTCATTCAAACGCTACTGAAGAGTCTTTGTTGACTCAACTGTGTTACCTTCCATTGCAAACACACATTTACATATG GTATGCTGTGCTGTATGTTCTGACCATTCTCGCCCTCCTACTTTGGCCGACGAATAGCACAAGTCTTTGGCATCAATGTCGTAGCATAGCAATGAATTGTAAAGAAATACTATCTGGCATACTATCTAGAACCGAGGCGAAAGAGAAAGATGAGGATGCTAACTATGAATATGAGATGATATGGGATGTTGGAGGAACGATGCATCTTGTAAAGAAACCACGGAGCACACCTATTGTGAATTCAAGCGAGCAAAGCGTAGGGGAATG GGGCAATGCTGTAATGAGACCAACTGCTAGAAAGAATGCAGCTCAGGAAGCAGATCTATCTGTGAATGTGGGTATGATTTCAGGCACTGCTGTTGATCCTCTAACAAGAATACATCCCTCCAGAACTGGCAAATCGAGGATGAAGTTCATATTCCAAAGATTGTTGCGCACGATTCGAGCAATGACTGTCATTGCAGTAGTGAATGTTCCTCTTTACATGATGCTCCTGTTCAAGGATTGGGATTGA